The DNA sequence CCACCGAAACTTAACCGATTTGCCATAATTCTTTACAACTGTCACCTTAAGTGTTTCTTTACCGATATCGGAATCTGCCTCATTAAAATCATGGTTAGCAGCCCAATGTTCAATTTTCTTATGGACGTCCTTTAAGCCGAGAACTGACTCGATGTGTTTTTGCATTGTCCCTCCTAATTTATAAAGAACTTACACCACTCTCCACTTCTTCCGGTTCCTCTCTTTTTATTTCTCGGGGCTTTCGTGGTTTGGTTTCTTGTTCCACCGGTTTAACAAGATCCGACTTATATATACTCTTCTCCAACACTGGCGCCGGCGGAGCATCTGGACCGCCAAGAAGATTTTTCCCGGCAACTGACATCATTCCTTCCTTGGCCCTAATATCTAATCGGACAGGAATGCCCTGAAGGTATGCCAATGGGATAGAGTATCTTTCTCCCGGTCTTATTACTGCAAGACTTTTATTTATAACACGGCTTTCACCGTTATATGTGTTTTTTATCTCAACATCAATTGATACACCGCTCCACTCAGATTTGTCATTATTTTGGAGAAGCAAGTAATATGCAACTGGGCCGTAGAAATAATAGTCGTCCCTTGCGCCACCACTAGCCTCCCATCTGAAAGCATACTTTGCGTTCAGCTTTAAGTCTTTTTTCTCTGAGCACGCATAAAAAGCGCAGCAACAGAAAATAAACATTATTAACACCGAATCTTTTAACATCGTCCATGTGCGCATATACTGCCTCCTTAAAAGCGATTTAGTGATGCCGGGCTTTCAGTAAGCCCTTGGCCGGGTTAAAGTCAACGTCCAGCCGGGGCGGTATCCAGATAAGCTGCCCGGTCTTGGGGTGCCGGACATGGCGCCCTGGGCGTGTCTTCTTGGTGAAGGAACCAAAGTCTTTAAAGTAAACCCACTCACCTTTCTGCAGGCTGGCCGTCATCTTGACCAGCATCGAGTCTATGATCGCGGCCGCGTCGACCTGGGAAAGGAAGAACTCTTTGGCTATCGCCCGTGCGAGCTGGCTTTGTGTCATATTTGCGTAAGGCTACTCGTGCAAAACAGTTTAGAATTTAATCCCCATCATCTTTCTAATCCTGTTTTTAGGAATCCGAAGAGTGACCGCACAACTATCGTCTTCCTCCCATTTAGTGTTTTCAATAGTTGCCCCTCTAAGCACTTCACTAAGACTAGATCGCATCGTGGAATCAGTAGTGATAGCCTGATTAACGGTGATACCGCCCTCGATACGCACACCTTTTAATACAGAAAGCATTTCGAATTGAGCCTGAACTATTGCGGCATCTCGGCATTTCATTTTCCTTTCAGACTTGTTCTCTGGACGATTTTCGATATTCTTAGGGGGTATCGCCATACCAATAGCTTCTAAATATTCAGTACTTACAGCTCCTTGTTGCACATGGGAACAACCAACGAATAAAAGAGCCAACAAAAACACTGCAACATTTTTATTATTGCTAAAGGTTTTGTAATTCATAGTACGGAGGTTTCCTATTCTTCTTCTTGATTAGATGGGGTTGATGGCTTTTGGGTGTTGTACAATTCTTCTCCCTTACACAGCTTCCGCCCGAATTGATGTTTCTGTGCATACTCTTCAGGACTTGGTTTATATTTTTCATACTCCGCTGCCTCTAAGGGGGTAAGCATACTTGCTTTTGCCCCATCGAAATACTTTATCTCATCCGGGGTTGCTTTTCCACAGAATTGGAACTCATCGCTCACATTCAGTTTGATGGGGATAAACTTGGGTGTCGCCGAAAGACGTTCCTCTTCTGAGCGCATACGGTTTTCAACAAAACGGACCTTGCGGTCATATGCGCTATAGGGACCGCTTATTATCCCGTCATATATAACCTTTAAAGGGATGGGGCGAATAAACAAAGGATGGTTTTCTTGGTCGTTAATCTGAACTGCAAGCACCTGAGTCATCCCAGCCACACCGGGATAGTGTCTTTAATAGAAAAGGACGGGGTGTTGTCTTGATCATATTCCCCGGTGACTAGCTCAAACCCGGAGTCTGACGGTATTTTAAGTTTCTTGAGAAGTGCCAGCCCCTCTTTCCAGACTTTTTTATTTAAAGTCAAACCACACCCTATAGAGAACGCAACGTCTTTAGTGTTTGCCGTGTCGTATTTGATTTTATCCAACGTGACAATATACCCTGTCCGTATTAATTTGTCTATTACGCTTTTTGTTATGCTTACCGACGACGATCTCCTTTCCTTCTCTAACTGCATATTTATGTAATCTACCGACCCGTTAATTTTTAATTCCGAATGTTTCGAAATAGATTCACTAATCTTCTCCGGTAACAACTCTGCCGCCAGCTTTACTCTATAATTACTCCCATCAACCGTCTGGTCAATGATTTCGTATCCTTTAACAAAACCCTTGCTGTAGGTGGTAATCTCTTGAGATACCAGTTCATGATTCTTTACAAGCTGTTCACCGGAAATAAAAACGCCAAGGTGTTGCTCTATTGCAGTTCTAAGAGCACTTTGGATTGCGGCGTCTTGGGATACTCCCTGGCCCTCTGTGTAAACATACAAACTAGAACTTGCCTGGCAGGCTATAGCTGAAAAGATAACAACAGCAACGGCCCTAAAGAATGTGGCCCCAGAAAATTGATTGTTTATCATATTCCTCCCCCGTAATCTTACCTTATTGTAATCGCGCCCGCGAGCTGGCTCTGTGTCATTTGCGCTTGCGCTTCGGGTTCTCGTGCGCGGAGATCCATTCGAGCACGGTCTTGGAGATCTTCCCGAGATCGGTGGGGTTGTGCTTTATGACCTGGGCGGCGGTCTGGTCCCAGGTGAGGTCGGTCTTCTTGAGGTACTTCTCGATGGCGGCAGCCACGTCCACCTTCATCACCGTGTTGCGCTTGGCAGCTTTAGCCAGGGCGACGGCTTCAACTATGACGGCTTCGAGCACGGCATCGAAGTCGGCGATAAGCTTACTGACCGCCGCCGCCTGGGTGCGCATCTTCTTGGCTTTGGTGATGTAGGCTTTAACCGTGGTGGTTTTGATGATTCCAGTTTTAGCGGGCATGAGCGGCCTCCGTCTCGGGGTGGGTAAGTTTGAAGATGATCAGGTCCTTGATGGCCTGGTTGAGGTTCTTCATCTCGTAGATCTTGAGGGCTTCCTCGTTGCCGCCTATCACGGGGAGCATAACTTCCTTCAGTTTCTCGGTGATGCGGGCGGTGGCGATGGCTTCGGATTCGAGGCCGTAAAGTATAACTTTGCCGTTCTTCTCTTCGACCAGGTACTGCTGGTTTTTGTAGTGCCGGGCTTCAACGTCGGCGAGCCACTTCTTGTTCTTGGCCTCCATGTCGGCGCCGGCGCGGATGGGATAACGGGCCAGCATGATCTCCTCGGGCGTGAGCATGTCCGGGTTGATCAGGTCGTAGACCTTGGTGTTTTTGATCTTGTAGTGGCGGAGGTTGTCCAGGAAGGCGTCGCGGATGATCCAGCCCGAGGGATCGTAGTCGACGATGCTGTAGAGGTAGAAGGACCGCTTGAGGTTGAACTTCGAGCCGGCGGCCTCGGGCATGGCGAAGACCTTCGGGCGGTCGACCAGCTCCGGGGACTTGGCTTTCTTCAGGTCGTCCACGAAGTACTCGACGTTCATCACCGAGGGCTGGCCGCCCAGGGCGATGGCCGAGACGTTGTACTGCTTGTTCAGGTCGGCCAGGTAGTTGAAGTGGCCGAGCTTCTCCGAGAAAGGAATGATATTGGCGTTTATGCCGATGCGCTTGTTGGCGGCGTTCTCGTCGCGGAAGCCGATGTCCTTGTAGGACATGAGCTGGAAGTCCTTCACCATGGCGACGATGTTCTCGGTGAGCTGCTTGTACTGGTCGGTCTCGGCCGACAGCGCGTCTGACCGGGCGAGCGTGGGCTTGATGTACATGTACCAGTAGGTGCGGACCAGCTCGTTGAAGGGCTTCTCGCCTGAGCTGACGCGCTCCTTCATCTGCCAGACCAGGTTGCGCATGAGCCGGGACACGTTGACCGGGTAGGCCGGGGCGGCGCCTTCGGCTTTGAAGTTCTTAACGAGCCAGTCTTTCTTCTGATCGTGGATCAGTTCGTCGTAGTGGCGAATGCCGGCCTTCCGGAGGCGTTCTGCGAGTGATGGGGGCATAGATTTGAGTATATAACCAAATATGGCTGTTTAACAACCTTTTTAAGCCTGAAACGGGCTAACGGCGCGTTTCAGGGGGCATTTCCGGACTCAGTAGAAAAGGCCAAATCATGCCCGATTATTAGCGGCGGTT is a window from the Elusimicrobiota bacterium genome containing:
- a CDS encoding HU family DNA-binding protein, which translates into the protein MTQSQLARAIAKEFFLSQVDAAAIIDSMLVKMTASLQKGEWVYFKDFGSFTKKTRPGRHVRHPKTGQLIWIPPRLDVDFNPAKGLLKARHH